The following nucleotide sequence is from Buteo buteo unplaced genomic scaffold, bButBut1.hap1.1 HAP1_SCAFFOLD_536, whole genome shotgun sequence.
GAGGATCTGGGATTCCtcggggatgctggggggggggcgggaaacCCCTTGGagccccccccaatccccccgtccccccccttGCAGGCTGTACCCGGTGGGCATCACGGTGCAGCGCTACCCGGCCAAGGACGTGGTGCTCCACAACTACCGCGTGCCGGCGGGGGTGagcacggggggggggtcccgggggtcccggggggggtcccggccctgacaccccccccccccccgccgcagaCGCTGTGCCAAGTGGCCCTGTACGCCATGGGCCGCAGCCCGGACGTCTTCCCCCACCCCGAGCGCTACGACCCGTCCCGTTGGCTCGGCAAAGACGACACCAGCTTCAGGGCGTTGGCCTTCGGCTTCGGCGCCCGCCAGTGCATCGGCCGACGGCTCGCCGAGGCCGAGATGATGCTCTTCCTCATGCACGTGAGTGGGGAAACCCCCCCCCCGGAAATGCGCCCCTCCCCCAGCGGCCGGGGGTCCTGGGCCCCCCCACGGTTGGGTTGGCTCGACCCAACATCGGCTTGACCCAACATTTGGCTTGACCCAATGGCTTGGCTTGACCCAATGGCTTGGCTTGACCCAATGACGTCTTGACTTGACCCAACGTCTTGGCTTGACCCAACGTCTCAGCTTGACCCAACATCTCGGCTTAACCCAACATCTCAGCTTGACCCAACATCTTGGCTTGACCCAATCGCTTGGCTTGACCCAATGACATCTTGACTTGACCCAATGACTTGGCTTGACCCAACACCTTGGCTTAACCCAACATCTTGGCTTAACCCCATGTCTCAGCTTGACCCAATGTCTTGGCTTGACCTAACATTTGGCTTGACCCAATGGCTTGGCTTGACCCAATGACGTCTTGACTTGACCCAACGTCTTGGCTTGACCCAACGTCTCAGCTTGACCCAACATCTCAGCTTAACCCAACATCTCAGCTTGACCCAACATCTTGGCTTGATCCAACATCTTGGCTTAACCCAACATCTTGGTTTAACCCAATGTCTCAGCTTGACCCAACATTTGGCTTAACCCAATGGTTTGGCTTGACCCAATGACGTCTTGATGTGACCCAATGACGTCTTGACTTGACCCAACGTCTTGGCTTAGCCCAACGTCTTGACTTGACCTAACATCTTGGCTTAACCCAACGTCTTGGCTTGACCCAAGTCTTGGCTTGACCCAATGTCTTGGCTCCCACCAGATCTTGCGCAACTTCACCATCGAGGCGGTGTCCACCGAGGACATCCGCACCATCTTCCGCTTCATCCTCATGCCGGAGAAGTCGCCCCTGCTCACCTTCCGGACCCTCGACTgagccgggggggtccccgggggggtcccaaCCCTGCTGCGAACCCCCCACGGTCCCCCCGTGCAGGGGACGCGACGGGAAGAGCTgcgggggtggggtggtggggcaGGACCCCGTGGTCCCCAAAGCGTGGTGGGAAGTGGCATGTAAATCACATGCAAATGAGCTGCCCCGGGGGCtgacaggagcagagcaggcaggggacccccaaacccccaatAAAGTCTTCTTGCAGGCAGAGCGCTGGCCTCATCTCGGGGGGAACGGGGGACCCCAAACGGTGGCGGGACGGGACAGGGGTCCGATCCCCACCGGGGCACCCCCAAAAACGAGGCGGGGGGCTGCACAGAGACGCCTCGAAAAGAGCCTTTATTGAAAGTCacccctgggctgggcagcccAGCGCCGGCCGGGGACCGTGGGCCGGTGCCGGTGTCCCCGGGGGGGGCGTCTAGAAGAGCCGGAGCAGGAACTCGGGCCCCCAGTCGAGCGCGGTGTGGGTGACGGCCAGCGCCACGGCCCCCAGCGTGGCCGACAGCCCCCAGACGGCCGCCTTCACCAGCGGaccggcggcgggcagggggaCGGCGGCatcgccccccgccccggccggctCCCGGCGCTGCCGGCGCAGGACGGCGTCGGGGCGTTGGCAGGACGCGGCGCGTTGGAAGGCACCGAAGGACTGGATGGCGATGCTGCgacgggcgggggggggaaagagggggaCGCGCCGGGTCAACCTTGGGGTTTGGGGAGCGGTGGGGGTCCGTCGCCCCCAAAACTCACCTTTTGTGGTGCCGCCGGGAAAGGCGCGCGTGGGGGTGCCGCTGGAAAAGCTCCTGCGCCCGCGCCACCAGGCGCTCGTAGGGCAAATCCGGCGGGATGCGGGAGAGGAGCTGGTGGAGGCTGGGCATGTCGCAGGGGGCacccagcacctcctcctcccggTGCAGGACCACCTACCGATGGCACCCACCGCCTGAGAGACCCCCGCCTCGCCCAGACCTTGGGCgttggaagggggggggggttggtccTCGGCGCTTACCGCGGCGGCGAAGTAGACGGGCATGAGGGGGTGGGAGGCGAGGAAGAAGTCGAAGAGCCGCAGGGTGTGATGGAAGTCGGTGAGGACGTGGCCGTACCAGGTGATGAGCCAGCTCAGGGCGAAGACGGTGCCCACCTCGGCCCTGCCGGCGCCCAGGCGGGACGGTgaggggcggccgggggggtgggggtcacCCCACACGTCTGTGtgtctgtcccccccccggcctttCTCCCACCGCCGCACCTCTGCATGAAGTCGTGGAGCCGGGGGCTCTCGCGCTGCACCAGCG
It contains:
- the LOC142028519 gene encoding TBC1 domain family member 20-like isoform X3; protein product: MSGGRRAERGGSAASGRCGRRARQRVQVLRALRSDPVGLEGLRAAALGEGGLCPELRPQVWPRLLSVDPCNLPPRPAPPALQDHRDRGQVLLDVARSAPRFPPGMPAEQRRVLQEQLAGLILHVLRAHPQLHYYQGYHDVALILLLVLGQRRAAPLLEQLSTHHLRDFMDPTMDSTKHILNYLMPLVQRESPRLHDFMQRAEVGTVFALSWLITWYGHVLTDFHHTLRLFDFFLASHPLMPVYFAAAVVLHREEEVLGAPCDMPSLHQLLSRIPPDLPYERLVARAQELFQRHPHARLSRRHHKSIAIQSFGAFQRAASCQRPDAVLRRQRREPAGAGGDAAVPLPAAGPLVKAAVWGLSATLGAVALAVTHTALDWGPEFLLRLF
- the LOC142028519 gene encoding TBC1 domain family member 20-like isoform X2, whose product is MSGGRRAERGGSAAASGRCGRRARQRVQVLRALRSDPVGLEGLRAAALGEGGLCPELRPQVWPRLLSVDPCNLPPRPAPPALQDHRDRGQVLLDVARSAPRFPPGMPAEQRRVLQEQLAGLILHVLRAHPQLHYYQGYHDVALILLLVLGQRRAAPLLEQLSTHHLRDFMDPTMDSTKHILNYLMPLVQRESPRLHDFMQRAEVGTVFALSWLITWYGHVLTDFHHTLRLFDFFLASHPLMPVYFAAAVVLHREEEVLGAPCDMPSLHQLLSRIPPDLPYERLVARAQELFQRHPHARLSRRHHKSIAIQSFGAFQRAASCQRPDAVLRRQRREPAGAGGDAAVPLPAAGPLVKAAVWGLSATLGAVALAVTHTALDWGPEFLLRLF